A single region of the Lotus japonicus ecotype B-129 chromosome 4, LjGifu_v1.2 genome encodes:
- the LOC130714534 gene encoding WRKY transcription factor 72A-like, with product MDQFVSGRPEDGDCGVLKEEKKSENSVCDDQSSHKQDTVVEELPIANAEMSMVEAEPSASPSMKEDEVDDQLEITKAQMGEVREENQRLKMSLNKIMNEYRTLEMQFQDIAKQDQTKKNIVADDNNHQEIMEESDLVSLSLGRVPSNPRNIKVSKPLKDHEEFNEDLTLGLDCKLETSKSGSTNEAALPNPSPVNSCEVPKEEEAGETSPPTTKAPLKTMRDIEDEVAQQTHAKKARVCVRARCDTPTMNDGCQWRKYGQKISKGNPCPRAYYRCTVAPSCPVRKQVQRCAEDMSILITTYEGTHNHTLPHSATAMASTTSAAASMLLSGSSTSSTTNNNLHGLNFYLSSDGSKSKQLHHLSNPALSSSSHHDHPTITLDLTTNPNSSSSSSPFVRFNNQLRYPSSTSLSFNSSESNAMSWTNNGFLNYATHQPYNNNNRNILSSVNFGRQQAAENIYQSYMQKNNNINSIPPSQSETVSAATKAITAHPNFQSALAAALTSFIGSSNTPGNLGHKMTWAELFPAASNSTATLPSTSKASASNFFNKTPSSLPFSTPKSASASPGDSNGNTD from the exons ATGGATCAGTTTGTTTCAGGGAGACCAGAGGATGGAGATTGTGGAGTACTcaaggaagagaagaaaagtGAGAATAGCGTTTGTGATGATCAAAGTTCTCATAAACAGGATACTGTTGTTGAG GAGCTACCCATTGCAAATGCTGAAATGTCCATGGTGGAGGCTGAACCAAGCGCATCCCCATCCATGAAGGAAGATGAG GTTGATGATCAGCTTGAGATTACTAAAGCCCAAATGGGCGAGGTGAGAGAggaaaatcaacggttaaagaTGAGCTTGAACAAAATAATGAATGAATACCGGACACTAGAAATGCAATTCCAAGATATAGCTAAGCAAGATCAAACAAAGAAGAATATTGTGGCTGATGATAATAACCATCAAGAAATAATGGAGGAATCAGATCTTGTGTCCCTCAGCCTTGGAAGAGTTCCTAGCAATCCAAGAAATATCAAAGTCTCTAAACCATTGAAGGATCATGAAGAGTTTAATGAAGACTTGACTCTTGGACTAGACTGTAAACTAGAAACATCAAAATCTGGGAGCACAAATGAAGCAGCTTTGCCAAATCCAAGCCCTGTCAATAGTTGTGAAGTgccaaaggaagaagaagctggGGAGACTTCACCACCTACTACTAAGGCACCACTCAAGACCATGAGAGATATTGAGGATGAAGTTGCTCAACAAACTCATGCAAAGAAAGCTAGAGTTTGTGTTAGAGCAAGATGTGATACCCCCACA ATGAATGATGGGTGCCAATGGAGGAAATATGGACAAAAGATTTCAAAGGGAAATCCTTGCCCGCGAGCTTACTATCGTTGCACCGTTGCACCATCCTGCCCAGTAAGAAAacag GTGCAAAGATGTGCTGAGGACATGTCCATTTTGATCACCACCTATGAAGGGACACACAACCACACTCTTCCTCATTCAGCAACCGCCATGGCTTCCACAACCTCTGCAGCTGCTTCCATGCTGTTATCCGgttcttcaacctcttcaaccaccaacaacaacctccATGGCCTCAACTTTTATCTCTCATCAGACGGTTCCAAATCAAAGCAACTACACCACCTATCCAACCCTGCACTCTCATCATCTTCACATCATGACCATCCAACCATCACTCTTGACCTCACTACAAACCCAAActcttcctcatcatcatctCCCTTTGTTAGATTCAACAACCAACTCAGATACCCTTCTTCCACCAGCCTCAGCTTCAACTCCTCCGAGTCCAATGCAATGTCCTGGACCAATAACGGCTTCCTCAACTATGCTACTCATCAGCcgtacaacaacaacaacaggaACATCCTCAGCTCTGTAAATTTTGGAAGACAACAAGCAGCAGAAAATATCTACCAATCCTACATGCAAAAGAACAACAACATCAATTCAATCCCTCCTTCTCAATCAGAAACTGTATCTGCAGCAACAAAAGCAATCACTGCACACCCCAATTTTCAGTCTGCATTGGCAGCAGCACTTACTTCATTCATTGGAAGCAGTAACACACCAGGAAATTTGGGTCACAAAATGACATGGGCAGAGCTGTTTCCAGCAGCGTCTAATTCTACTGCTACATTGCCTTCAACTTCTAAAGCTTCTGCATCAAACTTCTTCAACAAAACGCCTTCATCTTTGCCGTTTTCTACCCCCAAAAGCGCGTCTGCGTCTCCTGGTGATAGTAACGGCAACACAGATTAA